gacgtttagaCATATCAGATACAGACAGAATTGCATTAGctcagtttcaagggtgtttatttaactACTAAACAAAAAGGACTCCTCTGGGATACTGTTCTCTGGGCTCCTGCTGTATCCAATAGAGAACAAAACCCAACTCCCTCCGTTATCTCTGGTACTACCCAAAACTATACAGGAGAACCTCTCTTCCCCAGCTACCCACCCACATGTTCTGCCCAgactggtgagcaatcagcccttgattactcaccaaccacAATCAGCCTCAATTATCCTGCTAgaagcccgtcgagacctggcacgtccagcagaggaGACGGTCTGTCACCAGCCATCAATGAGTCTCCACTGGCTCACACACTTCTAAgaaatgactcaaataaaattAGCACCCAGAAAttacacttgagtaaaagtcaaagtctCTTGTTTCAAGTAATAaatatttcaaattccttttttTACACTAATCAGACGGtacatttttcttgttttttcaaTTTCATTTACCACCGACACCATGGTCATATTCCAACACTCACAtaattacaaacaaagcatttgtgtttaatgagtccactTATCAGAGCAGTAGGGATACCATGTTTATTGAGTCCGCCTtatcagagcagtagggatgaccattgTTTATTGAGTCCccttatcagaggcagtagggatgaccatgtgtttattgagtccgccttatcagaggcagtaggatgaccatgtgtttattgagtccccttatcagaggcagtagggatgaccatgtgtttattGAGCTCTCCTtatcagagcagtagggatgaccatgtgtttattgagtccgccttatcagaggcagtagatgaccatgtgtttattgagtccccttatcagaggcagtaggatgaccatgtgtttattgagtcGCACCTTATCCCAGAGGCAGTAGGACTGACCATGTTGTATTGAACCCTTATCAGAGCAGTAGATGaccatgtgtttattgagtccgccttatcagaggcagtaggatgaccatgtgtttattgagtccgccttatcagaggcagtagggatgaccatgtgttatTGAGTCCcctatcagaggcagtagggatgaccatgtgtttattgagtccgccttatcagaggcagtaggatgaccatgtgtttattGAATCCGccttatcagaggcagtagggatgaccatgtgtttattgagtctgccttatcagaggcagtagggatgaccatgtgtttattgagtccgcctaatcagaggcagtagggatgaccatgtgttatTTTGACAAGTGCATGAATTGtcccattttcctgtcctgctaagcaatcGAATGTAACGaattgggtgtcagggaaaatgtttgagtaaaatgtatattattttctttaggaatatattggagtaaaagtaaaagttgtcagaaaTATAACTAGTAAAGAAcagatacccccccccaaaaattgtttaTTTAGTTACTTTATACCACTGAATAAATGGCTAATGaacatctgaccaaattatgtgAGATtatagttctgggttaaccgagattatGCCCACAAACGGTAAAAGAAATGACAAACATgataattatttatcatgagtcAATTTGCATTTCCAATAGAGTTTGGTCAGATATACACTTCTGGAGAGGGACACGTTCTGTCCTTCCTTGGCTTCGGAAAAKGTGATGGGCGTCAACATGGAACATAAGTGCGTCCTGGTCAAACTCGGGGTCGATGTAGAAGAACCAAAGGCATGTCCACTTCCACTATAGGGTTCAACCGCTGCTCCTCAAAACAGAAACagtgggaggaggaaagagaaatgTGGGTTTTAACATTCAGATAGACAAGACTCAACATGGAGGTCAATGTCCCTAAACCAAGCAAAACAAATGTAGATGAAGCTGTATGTGAGCTGCGGTGCTTACCCAGAAAGCCTTGCAGTCAATGAAGAGATGAACACGCCAAAAATGTACACACCGATGAATACGTTCTTACtttgtattttatattatttgaaTTCAATATCGTTCAGCCAGCCCGATgttaaattaccatggaaattatacattacactgcactgcactgcactgcactgcactgcactgcactttagtggtagtggtagtggtagttatTATTGCACTATGTTACAATCCTAAGTAATGCCACAGATtccattgttgttattattacgaGCTGTCATTTTATGTTGAGGAACAACAGTTTTGATTAAAACAGTGGAGAAAAATAAATTCTGATAATCATACACTGCTATTTATTGTTGACGAGAAGATCCcactaatgtgcattgtgaaCTGATAATTGAACTGATAATGAACTGATAATTTGGTGAAAGATGTGCTTTCAAAAAGCCTTGTTTTCATTCACAAAAAAATTACTACATTCACAATTCCTGGTTTCATACTTAATTTAGTTAAAACCACCATCACCGATCCAGTCCTCCTAAGCAGTggtggttctagcttgtatggctccctgggtgaaccccccccttcagcccccaaCATACCaaaaaaagcaccattctgcactaactgtcatttttattcagacatgtATAAATGtccatataaatatatacaaaatcaGACTCATATATATCAAAAAGTAGTAACATAGACAAATAKAATTAACTTTGTGTTGATTTGGtgctcgagcatcaatacattacccatcccccaaaactgtcaaccaagagtcaaaactacattacccatcccccaacactgtcaaccaagagtcaagactaaaccaattcaccccCATCCCATCTCCAGCTCCCCCATCCCATCTCCAGCGCCCCCATCCCATCACCACGCACCCCAATCCATATCCAAGACGCCCAATCCCATCACCAGCGCTCCCATTCCATCTCCAGTgcccccatctccagcgccccATCCCATCTCCACCAAGCGCCATCCATCAGCCCCCATCTCAGCGCCATATCCCGCGCCCCTCCCATCTCCAGTGCccatctccagccccatcccagtCTCCCAGCCTCGCGCCACCCCTCCCAATCTCTACCGGAGCCCCATCCCATTCCTGGATCATCTCGAGCCACCCCATCCCATCTCCAGGCCCCCATCCCCATCTCCGCCTCACCCAGCCCCCATCCCATCATCTCCAGCCAGCCATCCACAATCCCAGCCCTCTCAACCCCCACCTCTCCAGCGCACCTCCATCATCTCCATggccaccatccatccatcccagaCGCCCCCATCCCATCTCCAGCTGACCCCCATCCCATCTCCAGCGCCCCATCCCATCTCCAGACGCCCCCATCATCCACTCATCCGCCATCCCAACCTTCCCACTCCCATCTCCACGCCCCATCCCATCTCCTACACGCCTATCCATTCCCATCTCCAGTGCCCCAATCCCATCTCCACCGACGCCCCATTACACCATCTCCAACCCCCATCCCATCTCCCACACCCCATCCATCTCCACACCCCCATCCCATCTCCAGCGTCCCCATTCacccacacactttcaacatttagataataagtgtttgacctttccattgtgttggtatgaggattggttgatttccagttttaaatatatttcttcAAGATGATGATGAGCAAAAGTAACTTCCAACCAATAGGTTTCCTCACTGCAACCTCATTGACATGTCTGAAATATGCAACAGAACggattaaaaagtacatttacattagaTACTTCTGACGCCAACttctaactccgcccataacttttgtACATTCAATAGAATTCCCAGAAGGGCTTGGGGTCAATTGAGTCATTTTAACACCTTCTATTCAACATTCCCCCTGATATTAAAATCAGTCTTCTCAATAGTGTGACTGGATGTGAGGTTGTTTCACTTCTTAAACCAATCTGTTGGTTGGGCCAT
The genomic region above belongs to Salvelinus sp. IW2-2015 unplaced genomic scaffold, ASM291031v2 Un_scaffold2573, whole genome shotgun sequence and contains:
- the LOC139025371 gene encoding uncharacterized protein; amino-acid sequence: MEHKCVLVKLGVDVEEPKLPHPISSAPIPSPRTPIHIQDAQSHHQRSHSISSAPISSAPSHLHQAPSISPHLSAISRAPPISSAHLQPHPSLPASRHPSQSLPEPHPIPGSSRATPSHLQAPIPISASPSPHPIISSQPSTIPALSTPTSPAHLHHLHGHHPSIPDAPIPSPADPHPISSAPSHLQTPPSSTHPPSQPSHSHLHAPSHLLHAYPFPSPVPQSHLHRRPITPSPTPIPSPTPHPSPHPHPISSVPIHPHTFNI